From a single Adhaeribacter swui genomic region:
- a CDS encoding efflux RND transporter permease subunit translates to MKKFISNLIGFSLKNKGFVFIVTAVMVIAGVVSYRNTPIEAFPDVTNTQITIITQWPGRSAEEIEKFVTVPVEIAMNSVPKKTDVRSTTLFGLSVVKILFEDEVTDDYARMQVNNMLMNVDLPEGINPEVQPPYGPTGEIFRYTLTGKGRTARDLKTIQDWVIDRNLRSVPGVADIVSFGGEVKTYEISVNPTQLLKYQITPLDVYEAVSKSNINVGGDVITKNNQAYVVRGIGLLNNIPDIENIIVTNINGTPIFVKNVADVNESAMPRMGQVGRANQDDVVEGIVVMRKGEDAQVVIDRIKTKIEELNTRILPSDVNIDIFYNRETLINYAINTVSHNLVEGIVLVSFIVLLFMADWRTTVTISIVIPLALLFAFICLRLRGMSANLLSMGAIDFGIIVDGAVVMVEGIFVSLDHLAKRVGMEKFNRMSKLGLIRKTGTEMGKAVFFSKLIIITCLLPIFAFQKVEGKMFSPLAFTLGFALLGALIFTLTLVPVLASMLLKKNVREKHNVFVEFITRNSMRIFNFGYARKKATILLATAAVAIGLFSFKFLGTEFLPQLDEGSIYVRASLPMSISLDESVRLSTEMRHTFLKFEEVNQVMSQTGRPNDGTDPTGFYNIEFHVDIKPKEEWKVKQTKNELIERMKEKLAVYPGVVFGFSQPISDNVEEAASGVKGSIAVKIYGQDLNVLEKKIQEVYNQLATVQGIEDLGILKNIGQPEMRVELDEHKMALYGVTTADAQSVVEMAIGGKAATEIYEGERKFDLRIRYQGPYRQTERELAKLMVPTLNGAQVPISEIATIRTITGPSLIFRDNNHRFIAVKFSVRGRDMGGAVKEAQEKVSQAVKLSKENTIKWTGDFENQRRAEDRLMQVVPISLLLIFFILFSLFGNMRDAGLVLVNVPFAIIGGIAALLLTGINFSISAGIGFIALFGICIQNGVILISVFKNNLNLDMPMTEAVKDGVLSRVRPVVMTALMAAIGLVPAALSTGIGSETQKPLAIVVIGGLISGTILTLFVFPLIFDVFYRRAEVRKAKKQLRKVQWQRVEIN, encoded by the coding sequence ATGAAAAAATTTATCTCCAACCTGATTGGATTTTCGCTGAAAAACAAAGGGTTTGTTTTTATAGTAACAGCCGTGATGGTGATTGCCGGGGTGGTATCGTACCGCAATACGCCCATCGAAGCTTTTCCGGATGTTACCAATACCCAGATTACCATTATTACGCAATGGCCGGGCCGCAGCGCCGAAGAAATTGAAAAGTTTGTGACCGTGCCGGTAGAAATTGCCATGAACTCGGTGCCGAAAAAAACGGACGTGCGCTCTACCACCTTATTCGGATTGTCGGTGGTTAAAATTTTGTTCGAAGACGAAGTAACCGACGATTACGCCCGCATGCAGGTAAATAACATGCTCATGAACGTGGATTTACCCGAAGGCATAAACCCGGAAGTGCAACCGCCCTACGGCCCGACCGGTGAGATTTTCCGGTACACGCTCACGGGCAAAGGCCGCACCGCCCGTGATTTGAAAACCATTCAAGATTGGGTAATCGACCGGAATTTACGCAGCGTTCCCGGCGTAGCCGATATTGTGAGTTTTGGCGGCGAAGTAAAAACCTACGAAATCAGCGTGAACCCTACGCAATTACTTAAATACCAGATTACGCCCCTGGACGTGTACGAAGCCGTTTCGAAGAGTAATATTAACGTGGGTGGCGACGTAATTACCAAAAACAACCAGGCCTACGTGGTGCGGGGTATTGGCTTGCTCAACAACATTCCAGATATTGAAAACATCATTGTTACTAACATTAACGGAACGCCCATATTTGTAAAGAACGTGGCCGACGTAAATGAATCAGCAATGCCGCGCATGGGCCAGGTGGGCCGCGCTAACCAGGACGACGTAGTGGAAGGCATTGTGGTGATGCGCAAAGGCGAAGATGCTCAGGTGGTCATCGACCGGATAAAAACAAAGATTGAAGAACTCAACACCCGCATTTTACCTTCGGATGTAAACATCGATATTTTCTACAACCGCGAAACCCTGATCAACTACGCCATAAACACGGTATCGCATAACCTGGTAGAAGGCATTGTGCTGGTATCGTTTATTGTGCTTTTGTTTATGGCCGATTGGCGCACCACGGTTACTATTTCCATTGTTATTCCGCTGGCTTTATTGTTTGCTTTTATTTGCTTGCGTTTGCGGGGCATGTCGGCCAATTTGCTATCCATGGGCGCCATCGATTTTGGGATTATCGTGGATGGTGCGGTGGTAATGGTGGAAGGTATTTTTGTGTCGCTAGACCATTTGGCAAAGCGGGTCGGGATGGAGAAATTTAACCGCATGTCGAAGCTGGGCTTAATCCGGAAAACCGGCACCGAAATGGGCAAGGCGGTATTTTTCTCGAAGCTCATTATCATTACCTGTTTGCTGCCCATTTTCGCTTTCCAGAAAGTAGAAGGAAAAATGTTTTCGCCGCTGGCCTTTACTTTAGGTTTTGCCTTGCTGGGGGCTTTAATTTTTACCCTCACCCTGGTGCCGGTGCTGGCCAGTATGCTTCTGAAGAAAAACGTGCGCGAAAAGCACAACGTGTTTGTGGAGTTTATTACCCGCAATTCCATGCGCATTTTCAACTTTGGGTACGCCCGCAAAAAAGCCACTATTCTATTAGCCACTGCTGCCGTAGCCATTGGTTTATTCAGCTTTAAGTTTCTGGGTACCGAATTTTTACCGCAACTCGACGAAGGCTCGATTTACGTGCGGGCCAGCTTGCCCATGAGCATTTCCCTGGACGAATCGGTAAGGCTGAGTACCGAAATGCGGCACACTTTTTTAAAATTTGAAGAAGTTAACCAGGTCATGAGCCAAACCGGCCGGCCGAATGACGGCACCGACCCTACCGGTTTTTACAACATCGAATTCCACGTGGATATCAAACCCAAAGAAGAATGGAAAGTGAAACAAACCAAAAATGAGCTAATCGAGCGTATGAAAGAAAAACTGGCCGTGTACCCGGGCGTGGTGTTTGGTTTCTCGCAACCTATTTCGGATAACGTAGAAGAAGCCGCTTCGGGCGTAAAAGGTTCTATTGCGGTAAAAATTTACGGTCAGGATTTAAACGTGCTCGAAAAGAAAATCCAGGAAGTGTACAACCAACTGGCCACCGTGCAGGGCATCGAAGATTTAGGAATTTTAAAAAATATCGGTCAGCCCGAAATGCGCGTGGAGCTAGACGAACACAAAATGGCCTTGTATGGCGTTACCACCGCCGATGCCCAGAGCGTGGTAGAAATGGCGATTGGCGGTAAAGCTGCCACCGAGATCTACGAAGGCGAACGCAAATTTGACCTGCGCATCCGGTATCAGGGACCTTACCGCCAAACCGAGCGAGAATTAGCTAAACTAATGGTGCCTACCTTAAACGGCGCCCAGGTACCCATCAGCGAAATTGCCACGATTCGCACGATTACCGGTCCTTCGCTAATCTTCCGGGATAATAACCACCGTTTTATCGCGGTTAAGTTTTCGGTGCGGGGCCGCGACATGGGCGGTGCCGTGAAAGAAGCCCAGGAAAAAGTAAGTCAGGCTGTTAAACTATCCAAAGAAAATACCATTAAATGGACCGGCGATTTTGAAAACCAGCGCCGCGCCGAAGACCGTCTCATGCAAGTAGTACCAATTAGCTTGCTGTTAATTTTCTTTATCTTGTTTAGTTTGTTTGGCAATATGCGCGACGCCGGCTTAGTGTTGGTAAACGTACCGTTTGCCATTATCGGGGGCATTGCCGCCTTGCTGCTCACGGGCATTAACTTTAGTATATCGGCGGGTATTGGTTTTATTGCCTTGTTCGGGATTTGTATTCAAAACGGGGTAATTCTGATCTCTGTTTTTAAAAATAATTTAAATCTGGATATGCCCATGACCGAAGCCGTAAAAGATGGGGTTTTAAGCCGGGTGCGCCCCGTTGTCATGACGGCTTTAATGGCGGCCATCGGGTTGGTGCCGGCAGCCCTTTCTACCGGCATTGGTTCCGAAACCCAGAAACCCCTGGCTATTGTGGTAATCGGTGGATTGATCAGCGGTACCATCCTTACCCTGTTTGTATTCCCGCTCATATTTGATGTGTTCTACCGCCGCGCCGAAGTGCGGAAAGCGAAAAAACAGTTACGGAAAGTACAATGGCAGCGCGTGGAAATAAACTAA
- a CDS encoding efflux RND transporter periplasmic adaptor subunit, with amino-acid sequence MKRKVLFSYIAFFVASYTLSSCHSTPTVKVEPPTSSFCLNDSLATNLKLDTALMQPVQNELTLSGKVDFDEKGVFKIFPLVGGQVLDVKADLGDFVEKGQILAVIKSGEIADYEKQLIDARANLQLASKNLDVAQDMFKAGLTSERDLIAAQKEHQNAQADIQKIQEIFKIYNISRNSEYVVKAPASGFIAEKRINRDTQIRSDDANNIFTISSMNQIWVMANVYETDISKIESGQDVEVTTLSYPDKIFRGKIDKTMNIIDPETRVMKVRIRMENPDYLLKPEMFTTVRVKYGYPDNEKLITIPSQDIIFDNSRNFVVVYRKKCDVEVREVEIFKTSGAQTYIKSGLKEGEKLISQNQLLVYNALNS; translated from the coding sequence ATGAAAAGAAAAGTATTATTCAGCTATATCGCGTTTTTTGTGGCTAGTTACACCCTCAGCAGTTGCCACTCCACGCCAACGGTAAAAGTAGAGCCGCCCACCAGCTCATTTTGTCTGAACGATTCGCTGGCCACTAATTTAAAACTGGATACTGCCCTGATGCAGCCCGTACAGAATGAACTTACCTTATCCGGGAAAGTGGATTTCGACGAAAAAGGAGTTTTTAAAATTTTTCCTTTAGTAGGTGGTCAGGTATTGGATGTAAAAGCCGACTTAGGCGATTTCGTGGAAAAAGGACAAATACTGGCTGTAATTAAAAGCGGCGAAATTGCCGACTACGAAAAGCAATTGATTGATGCCCGTGCCAACTTACAATTAGCCAGCAAAAACCTGGACGTAGCGCAGGATATGTTTAAAGCCGGTTTAACCTCGGAGCGCGACTTAATTGCGGCCCAAAAAGAACACCAGAATGCCCAGGCCGACATCCAGAAAATTCAGGAAATTTTTAAAATTTATAATATTTCCCGCAACTCCGAATACGTGGTAAAAGCGCCGGCTTCGGGCTTTATTGCTGAAAAGCGGATTAACCGCGACACGCAAATCCGCTCCGACGATGCCAATAACATTTTTACCATATCCAGCATGAACCAGATCTGGGTAATGGCCAACGTGTACGAAACTGATATTTCTAAAATTGAAAGCGGGCAGGATGTAGAAGTTACTACCCTGAGCTATCCTGACAAAATTTTCCGGGGTAAAATTGATAAAACCATGAACATCATCGATCCGGAAACTCGCGTCATGAAAGTACGCATCCGGATGGAAAACCCGGATTACCTGCTCAAACCAGAGATGTTTACTACCGTTCGGGTAAAATACGGCTACCCCGACAACGAAAAGCTCATTACTATCCCCAGTCAGGACATCATTTTTGATAACAGCCGCAACTTTGTAGTGGTGTACCGCAAAAAATGCGACGTAGAAGTACGCGAAGTAGAAATTTTTAAAACCTCGGGCGCTCAGACCTACATTAAAAGCGGCTTAAAGGAAGGCGAGAAACTTATTTCGCAGAACCAATTGCTCGTGTACAACGCCCTGAACAGCTAG
- a CDS encoding TolC family protein, producing the protein MQRLLTLLVFILLIGFRGAAQSPPENLINARTDTLRLNMAQAEEIFLKNNLPLLSQRLDIDAAKAAIIQARLFPNPTLSVEQNIYNPNNQKYFDTGKSGQNIVEFQQMIELAGKRNKRIQIEQLNSQITEFQYFDLLRSLRFELRTSLVELNYLIQNLAIYQSKTEPIRRLVTAYESQLKKGNVSLKEVTRLKALIFSLENERLDLIHQINDREASVSLLLGAKPTIFILPTFNETQLNRADATLPYEQLLATATENRYDLKLVQTNVNLQEAQLNYQKALAVPDLGLGAIYDRQGSFIRDYVGVQAQFSLPFLNRNQGNIKAAKILVDKSKTDLQQYQNQVEQEVMSAYNKVRETDKIYLGHYANFSQDFDKLLDGITESFGKRNISLIEFVDYYETYTESITQMLQLKTNRIKALEEINFAVGTPVIQYQ; encoded by the coding sequence ATGCAGCGATTACTTACTTTACTTGTTTTCATTTTATTAATCGGTTTCCGGGGGGCCGCCCAAAGTCCACCGGAAAACTTAATAAATGCCCGCACCGATACCCTTCGGCTAAATATGGCGCAAGCCGAAGAAATATTTTTAAAAAATAACCTGCCTTTGCTTTCGCAGCGGCTGGATATTGATGCGGCCAAGGCTGCCATTATTCAGGCCCGGTTATTCCCCAACCCTACCCTGTCGGTGGAGCAAAACATTTACAACCCCAACAACCAAAAATATTTCGATACGGGTAAATCGGGGCAGAACATTGTGGAGTTTCAACAAATGATTGAGTTGGCTGGCAAACGCAACAAACGCATCCAAATCGAACAACTCAATTCCCAAATCACCGAATTTCAATACTTTGATTTACTCCGTTCGCTGCGGTTTGAGTTACGCACCTCGTTGGTAGAGCTTAATTATTTAATCCAGAACCTGGCCATATACCAAAGCAAAACGGAACCCATTCGCCGACTGGTGACTGCCTACGAATCGCAGTTAAAAAAAGGCAACGTTTCGCTGAAAGAAGTAACCCGTTTAAAAGCGCTGATTTTTTCTCTGGAGAACGAGCGGCTGGACTTAATCCACCAGATTAATGACCGCGAAGCTAGCGTGAGTTTACTGCTGGGCGCCAAACCCACTATTTTTATTTTACCAACCTTTAACGAAACCCAACTAAACCGGGCAGATGCCACCCTACCCTACGAGCAGTTGCTGGCAACCGCCACCGAAAACCGCTACGATTTAAAACTGGTGCAAACCAACGTAAACCTGCAGGAAGCCCAATTAAACTACCAAAAAGCGCTGGCCGTGCCCGACCTGGGATTAGGCGCTATTTACGACCGGCAAGGGTCTTTTATCCGCGATTACGTGGGCGTACAGGCGCAGTTTAGTTTACCATTTTTAAACCGCAACCAGGGCAACATTAAAGCCGCCAAAATACTGGTGGATAAAAGCAAAACTGACTTGCAGCAATATCAAAACCAGGTAGAACAAGAAGTCATGTCGGCTTACAACAAGGTACGCGAAACCGATAAAATTTACCTGGGCCACTACGCCAACTTTTCCCAGGACTTTGACAAACTACTCGACGGCATTACCGAGAGCTTCGGCAAGCGCAACATCAGCCTGATTGAGTTTGTGGATTATTACGAAACCTACACCGAAAGCATTACCCAAATGCTGCAATTAAAAACCAACCGCATTAAAGCTTTAGAAGAAATAAATTTTGCCGTGGGCACCCCCGTCATTCAATACCAATAA
- a CDS encoding sialate O-acetylesterase — protein sequence MKITRIFFLAALLNLVNTAAFSQDKNLYVFLCFGQSNMEGNAKFEPQDTTADKRFMVLEAVDCPDLGRKKGEWYPATPPLTRCNTGLTPADYFGRTLTANLPEKIKVAVINVSVGGCKIELFDKNNYQSYVATAPDWMVGFIKSYDGNPYGRLLEMAKLAQKKGVIKGILLHQGESNTGDKEWPLKVKGVYDNLIKDLGLKAKSVPLLAGELVSKEEGGACASMNEIIATLPQTIPNAHVISSEGCTAVPDHLHFTAEGYRKLGTRYGEKMLALLGYKNVQTK from the coding sequence ATGAAAATAACAAGAATCTTTTTCCTGGCTGCTTTATTAAATTTAGTAAACACCGCTGCTTTTTCGCAGGACAAAAATCTGTATGTATTCCTGTGCTTTGGTCAATCGAATATGGAGGGCAATGCCAAGTTTGAACCCCAGGATACTACGGCAGATAAACGGTTTATGGTTTTAGAAGCGGTTGATTGTCCGGATCTGGGAAGAAAAAAAGGGGAGTGGTATCCGGCTACGCCGCCTTTAACAAGATGCAATACCGGCTTAACCCCCGCCGATTATTTTGGCCGAACCTTAACCGCTAACCTGCCCGAAAAAATTAAAGTAGCTGTTATAAATGTTTCGGTGGGTGGCTGCAAAATTGAATTGTTTGATAAAAACAATTACCAATCCTACGTGGCCACAGCTCCTGACTGGATGGTTGGTTTTATAAAATCTTACGATGGGAATCCTTACGGGCGCCTGTTGGAAATGGCTAAACTGGCTCAGAAAAAAGGAGTAATTAAAGGAATCTTACTGCACCAGGGAGAGTCGAACACGGGTGATAAAGAATGGCCTTTAAAAGTAAAAGGGGTTTACGACAACCTGATTAAAGACTTGGGCTTAAAAGCTAAATCGGTGCCTTTGTTAGCCGGTGAGCTCGTAAGCAAAGAGGAGGGCGGAGCCTGCGCCAGCATGAACGAAATTATTGCTACGCTGCCCCAGACCATCCCGAACGCGCATGTTATTTCTTCGGAAGGTTGCACGGCCGTACCGGATCATCTGCATTTCACGGCCGAAGGTTACAGAAAACTAGGAACCCGATATGGGGAAAAGATGCTGGCCTTGTTGGGTTACAAAAACGTGCAAACGAAGTAA
- a CDS encoding VOC family protein → MKKSLLNFSFLVAALLLTFTSYSQSNFSSKLIGSGVVVSDLDKSLDFYVNTIGMVKAYNFTINADFGKRSGLSNGVPTEVTVLKLENSPEANEWKLMSFGKKANRPQSKFIQDDTGVQYITINVKALKPVIDRLKAKNVKFLGSTPIPLNEKSHFVLVQDPDGTFIELIGPME, encoded by the coding sequence ATGAAAAAATCTTTATTAAATTTCTCATTCTTAGTTGCGGCCTTGTTGCTGACTTTTACTTCTTATTCGCAATCTAACTTTAGTAGTAAGTTAATTGGCTCCGGAGTAGTGGTGTCGGATTTAGACAAGTCTTTAGACTTTTATGTAAATACCATTGGTATGGTAAAAGCCTATAACTTTACCATTAACGCAGATTTTGGGAAACGTTCCGGTTTATCGAACGGGGTGCCTACGGAAGTAACGGTTTTAAAATTAGAAAACAGTCCGGAAGCGAATGAGTGGAAGCTGATGAGTTTCGGGAAAAAAGCCAACCGACCCCAATCCAAATTTATTCAGGACGATACCGGGGTGCAGTACATCACCATTAATGTAAAAGCCTTAAAACCGGTTATAGACAGGTTAAAAGCGAAAAACGTGAAATTCCTTGGCAGTACACCTATCCCCTTAAACGAGAAATCGCATTTTGTGCTGGTGCAAGACCCCGACGGAACTTTTATAGAACTGATCGGGCCGATGGAGTAA
- a CDS encoding glycoside hydrolase family 43 protein has protein sequence MIKKILPFGFFILISLCLVLPSQGQSARNPIIFADVPDISIIRVGKAYYMSSTTMHLSPGVPIMKSTDLVNWKLVNYAYDTLASKDELNLENGKSTYGRGSWASSLRYHNGTYYVSTFAQTTGKTHVYSTKNIEKGSWKAVSFSPSYHDNSLFFDDDGRVYMIYGGGQLKMVELTADASRVKPGTTEQVIIENASAPSGTGGGLPAEGSQLFKVNGKYYLFNITWPKGGMRTVVIHRADKITGPYEGRIGLQDLGVAQGGLIDDAQGNWYAYLFRDYGAVGRIPYLVPVKWEDGWPVLGVNGKVPETLNLPASKGLIPGIVASDEFTRKAGEPALPLVWQWNHNPENKLWSIKERPGFLRLKTGRIDTSFILARNTLTQRTIGPVSSGITALDVSHLKDGDFAGLALLQKNYGLVGAKVNGNSKAIVMINASTGKPMEAQSIPLTQKTVYFKAECNFTDKKDVANFFYSLDGKSWKPIGTQLKMAYTIPHFMGYRFGLFTYATKNVGGYADFDFFRIEEKITQNK, from the coding sequence ATGATTAAAAAGATTCTTCCGTTTGGATTTTTTATTCTTATAAGCCTGTGCCTGGTATTGCCTTCGCAAGGCCAAAGTGCCAGAAACCCGATTATTTTTGCCGATGTGCCGGATATTTCCATTATCCGGGTTGGCAAAGCTTATTACATGAGCAGCACTACCATGCACCTGAGCCCGGGTGTTCCGATCATGAAATCGACTGATTTAGTAAACTGGAAACTGGTAAATTATGCGTATGACACCTTAGCCAGTAAAGATGAACTTAACCTGGAAAACGGAAAAAGTACGTATGGCCGGGGTTCCTGGGCCAGCAGCTTGCGTTATCATAACGGCACCTACTACGTTTCTACTTTTGCACAAACTACCGGCAAAACGCATGTTTACTCCACCAAAAACATCGAAAAAGGCTCCTGGAAAGCTGTTTCTTTTTCGCCGTCCTATCATGACAATTCTTTGTTCTTCGACGACGATGGCCGGGTTTACATGATCTATGGGGGTGGCCAACTTAAAATGGTAGAATTAACCGCTGATGCTTCCAGGGTAAAACCCGGAACCACGGAGCAGGTTATTATCGAAAACGCCAGTGCGCCGTCGGGTACCGGTGGTGGACTCCCGGCCGAAGGTTCGCAGTTGTTTAAAGTAAACGGCAAATACTACCTGTTTAACATTACCTGGCCGAAAGGCGGCATGCGTACGGTAGTTATTCACCGGGCTGATAAAATTACCGGACCTTACGAAGGCCGCATTGGTTTACAGGATTTGGGAGTAGCGCAAGGAGGTTTAATTGACGATGCGCAGGGGAATTGGTACGCATATTTGTTCCGCGATTATGGGGCAGTGGGGCGCATACCGTACCTAGTGCCGGTAAAATGGGAAGATGGTTGGCCGGTGTTGGGAGTAAATGGCAAAGTGCCGGAAACGCTGAACTTACCGGCCAGCAAAGGATTAATCCCCGGCATTGTGGCCTCCGATGAATTTACCCGGAAAGCGGGCGAGCCCGCCTTGCCCTTAGTGTGGCAGTGGAATCATAACCCCGAGAATAAATTGTGGTCAATTAAAGAAAGGCCTGGGTTCCTGCGGCTAAAGACCGGAAGAATAGATACGTCTTTTATTTTAGCCCGCAATACCTTAACCCAGCGCACCATTGGTCCGGTTTCATCGGGCATTACTGCCCTGGATGTGTCGCATTTAAAAGACGGTGACTTTGCCGGTTTGGCCTTATTGCAAAAAAATTACGGTTTGGTTGGGGCTAAAGTAAATGGCAACAGCAAAGCTATTGTCATGATCAATGCCAGCACCGGTAAACCCATGGAGGCACAAAGTATTCCGCTAACCCAGAAAACAGTTTACTTTAAAGCAGAATGCAATTTCACCGATAAAAAAGACGTCGCTAACTTCTTTTACAGCCTCGATGGCAAATCCTGGAAACCGATCGGTACCCAACTAAAAATGGCGTATACCATTCCGCATTTTATGGGCTATCGGTTCGGGTTATTTACCTACGCTACTAAAAATGTGGGTGGCTACGCCGATTTCGACTTCTTCCGGATAGAGGAAAAAATTACCCAAAACAAGTAA
- a CDS encoding glycoside hydrolase family 97 protein, which yields MKLLFTTCLSIWCMVISLKGVAQDLTVFSPDKQLKVTILVQDGKPMYNVSFKGKTLLENSPLGLTTNEGDFTTGMKYLDKEEGAVDKNYTETKIKKSQVHYVANKLTCTFENAQQKKISVVFQVSNNNVAFRYELPTWGERFSCAVEKEATGFKFPAVSTTFLSGMMNPMTGFARTAPSYEASYEADAPLVKANPRPEGYIFPGLFRVGTNGWVLVSETGVSSLYCASHLSEASKDGTYTVAYPNPKQNNGFGSSGAAISLPGVTPWRTITVGENLKPIVETTIPYDVVEPLYEPSQEYKFGRSTWSWIVWQDNSMNYEDQVKYIDLAAALQYEYILMDALWDTKVGKDKMKDLINYAKSKNVDVFLWYNSNGPFNDAPQGPRNKMNTAVERKKEMKWLREVGVKGLKVDFFGGDKQETMRLYEDILSDANDYGLMIIFHGTTLPRGWERMYPNFVGSEAVLASEMLIFSQNVREAEAFNATLHPFIRNAVGSMEFGGVLLNKYLVKSNEGRNKRLTTDIFQLATAVLFQNPMQIFGLTPNNLTDVPAFEIEFMKQIPTTWDETIYVDGYPGKYCVIARRHGEEWYVAGVNATKEPLKLKLNLPMLAGKKVNYYNDDSSKAPYNKDITIKKNGMLEVEIQPNGGIILKK from the coding sequence ATGAAATTATTATTTACTACCTGTTTAAGTATATGGTGTATGGTTATTTCGCTGAAAGGTGTTGCCCAGGATTTAACCGTGTTTAGCCCGGATAAACAATTAAAAGTGACTATTCTGGTGCAAGATGGTAAGCCGATGTATAACGTAAGTTTTAAAGGCAAAACCCTGCTAGAAAATTCACCACTGGGGCTTACTACCAACGAAGGCGATTTTACGACCGGCATGAAATACCTGGATAAAGAGGAAGGTGCGGTTGATAAAAATTATACAGAAACCAAAATAAAGAAATCGCAGGTTCATTACGTGGCCAATAAACTTACTTGTACTTTCGAAAACGCACAGCAAAAAAAGATCAGCGTGGTTTTTCAGGTGAGCAATAACAACGTTGCTTTCCGGTACGAACTGCCTACCTGGGGCGAGCGGTTTTCCTGCGCTGTAGAAAAAGAAGCTACCGGGTTTAAGTTTCCGGCCGTTTCTACCACCTTTCTTTCGGGGATGATGAACCCCATGACCGGTTTTGCTCGCACCGCACCCAGTTATGAAGCTAGTTACGAAGCCGATGCTCCGCTGGTAAAAGCAAACCCTCGTCCGGAAGGTTACATATTCCCGGGACTTTTTCGGGTGGGCACCAACGGATGGGTGTTAGTTTCCGAAACTGGGGTAAGCAGTTTGTATTGTGCTTCCCATTTGAGTGAGGCCTCGAAAGATGGTACTTATACCGTAGCTTACCCAAATCCGAAGCAAAACAATGGTTTTGGCAGTTCGGGAGCGGCTATTTCCCTGCCGGGTGTTACTCCATGGCGCACCATTACGGTAGGCGAAAACCTGAAGCCCATTGTAGAAACCACCATTCCGTATGACGTGGTTGAGCCGTTATACGAACCTTCTCAGGAGTATAAGTTCGGGCGTTCTACCTGGAGTTGGATTGTGTGGCAGGATAACAGCATGAACTACGAAGATCAGGTAAAATACATTGATCTGGCCGCCGCGCTTCAATACGAGTATATTCTGATGGATGCCTTGTGGGATACCAAGGTGGGCAAAGACAAAATGAAAGATTTGATAAATTATGCCAAGTCCAAGAATGTAGATGTATTTTTATGGTATAATTCTAACGGACCGTTTAACGATGCCCCGCAAGGCCCCCGAAATAAAATGAATACGGCGGTAGAGCGTAAAAAAGAAATGAAATGGCTCCGGGAAGTGGGTGTAAAAGGTTTAAAAGTTGATTTCTTCGGCGGCGACAAGCAGGAGACCATGCGCTTGTACGAAGACATTCTTTCGGATGCTAACGATTACGGCTTAATGATTATATTTCATGGTACTACTTTGCCCCGCGGTTGGGAACGCATGTACCCAAACTTTGTGGGCAGCGAGGCGGTACTAGCTTCAGAAATGCTGATCTTTTCCCAAAACGTGCGCGAAGCCGAAGCATTTAACGCTACCTTACACCCTTTCATTCGCAATGCCGTCGGGAGTATGGAATTTGGCGGGGTTTTACTGAACAAGTATCTCGTGAAAAGTAATGAAGGGCGGAATAAACGGCTCACCACCGATATTTTTCAGTTAGCCACCGCGGTTTTGTTTCAGAACCCCATGCAGATATTTGGCCTCACGCCCAACAATTTAACCGATGTGCCGGCTTTTGAAATAGAGTTCATGAAGCAGATACCCACCACCTGGGACGAAACAATTTACGTAGATGGTTACCCTGGAAAGTACTGCGTTATTGCCCGGCGGCATGGCGAAGAGTGGTACGTGGCCGGCGTAAATGCCACCAAAGAACCGCTTAAACTAAAATTAAATTTACCTATGCTGGCTGGTAAGAAAGTTAATTACTATAACGACGACAGCAGTAAAGCGCCTTACAACAAAGATATTACTATCAAGAAAAATGGCATGCTGGAAGTTGAGATACAACCAAACGGCGGAATAATTTTAAAAAAGTAA